The DNA sequence GCGTGGTCGACGGCGGGCTGCTGGCCGGCCTGCGGCGTCGGCTGGGCGAGGCCGCCGGGGCGGACGCGGACGCGGTGGTGCTGGCCGCGGCCGGCACCCGGGATGCCGCCGCGCGGGCCTCGGTGGGCCGGGTGGCCGCGGCGCTCGGCACCGGGCTGGGTGTGCCCTGTCGGGTTTCGTACGCGTCGGCGGCGCCGCCGGAGGTGGGGGGCGCGGTGCGGCGGTTACGTGCGGCGGGCGCCCGCCGGGTCGCGGTGGCCGCCTACTTCCTGGCACCGGGCCGGTTCCACGACGGGGTACGCGCGGCGGCCCGCTCGGCCGGCGCGGTGGCGGTCGCCGACCCGCTCACCGACCTTCCGGAACTCGCCGCGCTGGTGCGGCGGCGGGTGGAGTCGGCGGGCTGACGGCCCCGGACAGCAGAACGCCCCGGCCGGGATCCCGGCCGGGGCGTGCGGCGTGTGTGTGGGTCAGGCGGAGTGAGCGCGCAGCACCCGGAGACCGCCGCGGCGCTTGACCGCGCGGCGCTCCTCCTCGCTCATCCCGCCCCAGACGCCGGCGTCCTGACCGGACTCCAGCGCCCACTGCAGGCACTGGTCGGTCACGGGGCAGCGCCGGCAGACGGCCTTGGCCTGCTCCACCTGCAGGAGAGCCGGGCCGGACGTCCCGATCGGGAAGAACAGCTCCGGGTCCTCGTCGCGGCAGACCGAATCGTGGCGCCAGTCCATGGCGGCAACACTCCTCATTCTTAGTGGATGGCCAGATAACGTTTCGTTGCTATTCCTATATGCATCCGCATTGCCGATCGGTGACGGTCAGCATCCGTCAATTCGGCGCTGCGTGAGCAGGCTGCGGGCCCCGGGACCTGCTGGAACAGCTCAACCTGACGAGCATATCCAGGCAATGTCCCGGTAACACGAGTTCGCTTGTGAATACTTTCACGAACTACAGCGATGTCAAGGGTGACGCTCGGAAAAACTCCGAACAGTGAGCGGCCTCACCACCCGTTTGTCCCGGTTTGCGAGGGCTCTCGTTACCCGGCGTGCCACAGTCGAGGATCAATATAGTACGGTCTGCGTGACGTTGCTGACATTTCCGGCATCCTTCCCTCGGCGTGGCGGCCCTCACCCGGTGCGGTGGAGTCCGCGTCAACCGACGGGGATACCCGAGGCCTAGCAGATTACTCTCAGTGCGGCGGGTACGGAGGTGAATCTGACTTTTTCCCGCTCGCCGAGGTAGTCCCCGTCCAACTGGAACGGCAACGGACGCGCCGTGAGCAGCGTGAACTCCGACAGGTCATGCAGTCGCAGCACCTGCTTGCCATGCGGATCGGGCTGCCGGGAGAAGAATTGCGTCACTGTCCGTGCCGTGCTGGCCACCTTGAGCTGTCGCAGGGCGAGCACGTCCAGCCCGAGGTCGAACGACGCCTCCGGGTTCGGGTTGATCTCGCGGTCGCCGAGATAGGTCCACGGCGCGGTGTTCTGGATGATGGCCGTGGACAGTTCCGTCGCCGGCGCCTCACCCGGCCGCTCCAGCGTGATCGACGGGTGGCGGCGGTCCGAGCCGACGAAGTACTGGCTCGCGGTGGACCGGAAGTAGAGCGCCGGGGTGGACACCCGGCCCCGTTTGCGGGCCTGCTCCACCCGGCGGATGACGGCCGCGTCCAGCCCGAAGCCCGCGCAGAACGTGAAGTAGCGGTCGTCCGCCCGGCCCAGCCCGATCGTGCGGGACCGGCCCAGGCGCAACCCCTCCAGGATCATGCTGGTGCCGTCCGGCCACTCCCGCGGCAGCCCGAGCGCGCGGGCGAAGACGTTCGTCGAACCACCCGGCACGGTGGCCAGCGCCGGCAGCCGCTCGGCCGAGGTCGGCCCGGTGCGGAACGTCGGCGGCTCCGCCGCCATCAACCCGTTGACCACCTCGTTGACGGTGCCGTCGCCGCCGAGCGTGACCACCAGGTCGACGCCCTCCTGGGCGGCCTCCCGGGCCAGATCCATGGCGTGGCCCCGCCGGCGGGTGTAGCGCACCGACAGGTCGACTTCACTGCGCAGCGCCCGGACCAGCACGTCCCGGCTGCGCTCACTCGTGGTGGTGGCCTTCGGATTGACCACCAGGACGGCCCGCATGGGCGGCACATTACCGCGCCTACCCACCGGTATCGTGGCGGCCGTGACGATCGACTCGGACCCGGCCCCCGGCCCGCTCCGCGCGGCGGTGCTCCTGCTGCGCGCCGAGGCGGTGGCGCTCGGGCTGGTCGCGGTGTGGCTGATCTGGTCCGACCTCACCGCCCGCACCACCGACCTCACCTCCGCGCTGCTGATCACCGCGTTCGCGGTGGCCGGGGCCGTCGTGCTCTGGGCGCTCGGCGGCGCGCTGTCCCGGCGCCGGTCCGGCGCCCGCGCGCCGGCCATCGTGCTCCAGCTCATGCTGCTGCCGATCGGGTGGTACATGATCTCCGGCGGCCTGGGCTGGCTCGG is a window from the Micromonospora sp. DSM 45708 genome containing:
- a CDS encoding diacylglycerol/lipid kinase family protein yields the protein MRAVLVVNPKATTTSERSRDVLVRALRSEVDLSVRYTRRRGHAMDLAREAAQEGVDLVVTLGGDGTVNEVVNGLMAAEPPTFRTGPTSAERLPALATVPGGSTNVFARALGLPREWPDGTSMILEGLRLGRSRTIGLGRADDRYFTFCAGFGLDAAVIRRVEQARKRGRVSTPALYFRSTASQYFVGSDRRHPSITLERPGEAPATELSTAIIQNTAPWTYLGDREINPNPEASFDLGLDVLALRQLKVASTARTVTQFFSRQPDPHGKQVLRLHDLSEFTLLTARPLPFQLDGDYLGEREKVRFTSVPAALRVIC
- a CDS encoding sirohydrochlorin chelatase, coding for MRPAHLTDASPVVLVAHGSRDPRAAEATRALARAVGAGWPGRPVLPAWLDHTDPGPADVLRNLAAAGHSRVVLVPVLLTAAYHRKVDIPAAVAAAGAGLDVRVTEVLGPTGGVVDGGLLAGLRRRLGEAAGADADAVVLAAAGTRDAAARASVGRVAAALGTGLGVPCRVSYASAAPPEVGGAVRRLRAAGARRVAVAAYFLAPGRFHDGVRAAARSAGAVAVADPLTDLPELAALVRRRVESAG
- a CDS encoding WhiB family transcriptional regulator — translated: MDWRHDSVCRDEDPELFFPIGTSGPALLQVEQAKAVCRRCPVTDQCLQWALESGQDAGVWGGMSEEERRAVKRRGGLRVLRAHSA